In the Gossypium arboreum isolate Shixiya-1 chromosome 10, ASM2569848v2, whole genome shotgun sequence genome, one interval contains:
- the LOC128282162 gene encoding uncharacterized protein LOC128282162, which produces MDNKDLEFFEYVGSPEETDMCASEEGSKKDVYKVNHPVVIISRPRINEVGAQVAPKVIFQKPITFPYKDRKRVPWNYSCNVTIPREEIPINASEKGQDEGFYTSSRRRYDTPNTKVEHVKGKSLAIEQKKEKSAGLEPTVNESVTEKKVKEFLKFLKHSEYSVMEQLHKQPARISILALLLSSETHPSALMKVLNETYVANDISVNKLNLSVNNISVDNFIFFNDDEVPPGGRGSTKSLHITARCKWYTLPGVLIDNGSALNVLPLSTLNRLTVDSSHIKVCQNIVRVFDGTERKVMGRIEIPLLIGPSTYEVDFLVMDIKPSYNCLLGKPWIHSVGAVPSSLHQKLKLVTEGWLVTINAEEDIITAVTSDAPYLEANDETIECSFRSLEFVNATFITEGNRIPIPRLSETTTVKLRLIIGKGALPGRGLRRYLHGRINAPMMKDEQDSFGLGFKPDTK; this is translated from the coding sequence atggataataaggaccTAGAATTCTTTGAATATGTCGGGAGCCCAGAAGAAACAGATATGTGTGCCTCAGAAGAGGGGTCGAAGAAGGATGTTTACAAAGtcaaccacccagtggttatTATATCACGTCCGAGAATTAATGAAGTCGGGGCACAAGTTGCACCAAAGGTCATATTCCAGAAGCCCATTActttcccttataaagatagAAAAAGGGTACCGTGGAACTATAGCTGCAATGTGACGATCCCAAGAGAGGAGATCCCGATTAATGCATCAGAGAAAGGTCAAGACGAGGGTTTTTATACGAGCAGTAGAAGGCGTTATGATACCCCAAATACAAAAGTCGAGCATGTTAAAGGAAAATCATTGGCAATTGAACAAAAGAAAGAGAAGTCGGCGGGACTTGAACCGACTGTTAATGAATCAGTGACAGAAAAAAAAGtcaaggaattcttaaaatttctaaagcaCAGCGAATATAGTGTCATGGAACAATTGCACAAACAGCCAGCTCGTATATCGATACTGGCCTTACTCTTAAGTTCAGAAACCCATCCTagtgcattgatgaaggtgctaaatgaaacttatgttgctaacgatATTTCTGTAAACAAATTGAACCTCTCAGTCAACAACATAAGTGTCGAcaacttcatattcttcaatgatgatgaagtaCCGCCAGGAGGCAGAGGATCGACTAAGTCTTTGCACATCACGGCTCGCTGTAAATGGTATACAttaccgggggtattgattgacaatggaTCAGCCTTAAATGTCCTACCGTTATCTACGCTGAACAGACTGACTGTAGATAGTTCTCATATAAAGGTCTGCCAAAACATAGTGAGGGTATTCGATGGAACAGAAAGGAAGGTAATGGGCAGAATAGAAATACCCCTTCTAATCGGGCCAAGCACGTACGAGGTAGATTTCCTAGTCATGGACATTAAGCCTTCGTATAATTGCCTACTGGGGAAGCCATGGATACACTCAGTAGGGGCAGTCCCTTCATCGCTACACCAAAAGTTGAAATTGGTAACCGAAGGTTGGTTGGTAACGATCAATGCTGAAGAGGACATCATCACAGCAGTAACCAGTGATGCCCCATATCTAGAGGCAAATGATGAAACAATCGAATGCTCTTTTCGGTCTTTAGAGTTTGTGAATGCGACATTCATTACCGAAGGAAATAGGATTCCAATACCCAGGTTATCTGAGACTACAACAGTGAAACTACGGCTAATTATTGGGAAAGGGGCTCTACCCGGAAGAGGACTCAGGAGATACCTCCACGGAAGGATTAATGCACCAATGATGAAGGACGAACAAGACAGTTTTGGGTTAGGATTTAAGCCAGACACGAAATAA